Below is a window of Cytophagaceae bacterium DNA.
AAATTCCGCAAGGTAAGTACCAAACTATGTTTAAAGAGGTGTTTTTAGGCATTTCTGTATTGCTTATGTTGGTGATAATGAATCATAAAGTTGAATCATCAAGAAAGTGGCTCAATATAGGTGTTATTGCCGCAATAGTGATTACTATGGTTTTATATTTATTTGAAGTATAAAAAAAGCTGTTCTTTCAAACAGCTTTTCAATATTAATCAATTTAAATTTTATTCTTTTTCCTTTTTGGGAATCAGCAATTTTTCTCCTCTTTCAGAGAAATTTTTAGTTTTTCCGTTCGCAGCCATCAATTGTTCTACTGAAATTCCATATTTACTGGCAACAACTCTTAAAATATCTCCCGGTCCTACAGTATGAACAGCCTGAACGGGTACGGTTAATTTTGTAACTCCTACCTTAATTCCTTCAGGATCAACACCAGGATTCAGTTTTTTCATAGTACTTGCACTCACATTAAACTTATTGGCTATACCAAAAAAAGTCTCTCCTGATTTTACGGTATATTTACCAGTTTCGCTTTTAATGGCAACAGGTTCTGAAATTTTTTCTTCCTTTTTCTCTTCAACTTTTGCATCAGAGACGACCGTTTCGGAAGTTTTTTCTTCAGTTTTCGCTACTTCAGGCGATGAGACTTCAGTTTTTTGATCTTTCATATCGTCTTCATCTACTACTACTGAATCAGTAGTTTTTGGTACTACCATTTCTTCGGCGGCAAGTTCAGAGCTTGAATTGGACTCATCTGACATCATCTGCCAGCCAACATAAAGCAAAACACATACTAAAACAATCAAAATAGCCAAAACAGCAGTAGGGGTGGTGCTATTTGGATGCTCGGGTTTGGGGTTTCTGTCTTCAAATTCCATTACTTATTTTTTATTTCAATGTTCATTAATTTCACTTTCTCTTTTAATTCTTCTTTGTAACCCAAAAGTTTGTCTTTCAATTCCTTGTTCTCAATTCCGAGTATCTGAACTGCCAATAATCCTGCATTTGTAGATGCGTTTAGTGCAACTGTGGCCACGGGTACTCCATTGGGCATTTGCAAAATAGATAATATTGAATCCCATCCATCAATAGAGTTACTTGATTTTACAGGCACTCCAATTACCGGCAAAATCGTAGCTGAAGCAACCATTCCAGGCAAATGTGCGGCACCACCCGCACCTGCAATTATGACTTTTAAACCTCTTTCAACCGCTGATTTGGCATAATCTATCATCCTCTCGGGTGTCCTGTGTGCCGATACGACTTCAATTTCGTAAGGAACTTCAAATTTTTCAAATATTTCTACAGCACCCTGCATGACTTTCATATCAGAACTGCTACCCATTATTATTCCTACCATGCAGATTATTTGGAAATTACTTTTAAATTATCTTTTACAAAATTCACCTTTTCAATCAAATTATCAAAATTTGAGTCTAAAATTGTTACATGACCCATTTTTCTAAATGGTTTTGTGGTCTTTTTGCCGTAAAAAAACGGAAATACACCTTCGATGCCCAGTATTTGGTCCATTCCTTCAATATTTACAGCCCCCTCGTAGCCGGGCTCTCCCAGGATATTTACCATTGCCGCAGTTGAAACTGGTTTTAAATCTACCAATGGTAAATCAAGAATTGCCCTCCAATGCATATCAAACTGAGAAATCAGATTGGCTTTTTGAGTGTGATGCCCACTGTTATGTGGTCGTGGAGCCACTTCATTGACCAAAATTTGCCCATCTTTAGTTAAAAACATTTCAACAGCAAGTAAGCCAACTATTCCAAATTTTTCAGCTACAGTTTTAGCAATGCTTTTGGCTTTTTCCTCAACATCAGTGCTAATATTTGCAGGGGAAAATAAATATTCAACAAGGTTGGCTTCAGGGTGAAATACCATTTCTACAACAGGAAAAGCCACAATTGAGCCTGAAGGATTACGTGCGACAATCACAGCAAGTTCTTTTTCAAAATCAATTAATTGTTCAATGATTCCATTGGCATTAAAAACCTTCTCAATATCTCCACTATCTCTGATGATTTGCACACCCCGACCATCATAGCCACCTACTCCAATTTTATTAACTACCGGAAAACTTTGGATTTTATTTTTTGCATCTTCCTTATTTTCAATAAGAAAAAAATCCGATGTTGGAATATTGTGGTCTGCAAAAAACTGCTTTTGTATGGTTTTGTCTTTTATTGTTTCCACTATTGCAGGTTGTGGATAGACCATTTTGCCTTCAGCCTCCAGTTTTTTTAGTGCTTCAATATTGACATTTTCAATTTCGATAGTAATTACATCTAAAGTTTTTCCGAAATTATAGACTGTGTCAAAGTCCATTATATCTCCCAAAACAAAATTTCTGGTAATCCCCGCACAAGGGCAATGAGCGTCATTTTCAAGCACCGAAACATCCAAATCAAAATCAAGGGCAGCCTGAATAAGCATTTTGCCCAATTGACCGCCCCCTAAAATTCCGATTTTAGTATTGTTTTTAAAACCCATATTTTATTTTATTTCGAATTCTTTGGGTTTTAAACCTTTATTAAATTTTACTGATTGAAGCTCAGAACTGATTTCTCCCATTTGAGTTTTTTGTTTTCTTACCACTGGTAATAAAATATCAGAACCTTTAAATGCTTTATAATCTTCAAAAATTGCAACAATTTCTATTGTTCCTCTTGGACTAGTTCTACTCATAGAAGTTCTGTCTTTCAAGCCTGTAGCTGTGTTAAAGTAGTCTTTTGAAACTTTTCCGTCAGCATCCTTTATTTCTACTACATCGTAAGTTTTGCCATCAATTGTTTCCTGAGGTAGAAGTGCGAGTGTAAACCCTAATTTTTCATACTCCATTTCAACAAAAGGATTGAGTCTTGCAGATTCTGTAATGGCTTCTTTTCCTTTTTTGGGTTCCTGATTGTTATTTCCCCAGTTGCTTTTCATAACCATTGTTTCGCCATCAAATTTAGTTGACATCAATTCCATACCGTTTGAGAACATGGAGGTACTATATTTAAACGGAAATGCAATTTTGGTTTCAGTTTCGCTAACACCTCGGGGAGTTTCGGTGGTAATTGACATTACCATGTCGGTAATCGTGGCACTACTTTTTGAAATATTGGTAACCTCAAGGTATTTTTTGATTACATCCTGAGCGGTTTTTTGTGCATTGGCTATATTTACAGCCAACATTAACAATACAAAAACTTTAAATTTCATGATAATTGTATTTAGTAATGAAAAATTGAATATGATAGAAAACGCAATTTTGAGAGATTTTTATCTGAAAACCCAAACAAAATTATTAGAACAAAGTTACTCTTAAAAATGATGTTAATGAAAAAAGAAATCGCAATTTTTTGGTTTAGAAGAGATTTAAGATTGGAAGATAACGCCGGTTTGTATCATGCTCTAAAATCTGGTTTGGAAGTACTTCCTTTATTTATTTTTGATCAAAATATCTTACAAAAGCTTAATAATAAATACGATAAAAGAGTTGATTTTATATATCAGACAATATTTTCTTTAAAAAAAGAGCTTGAAAAGTTGGGCACAACTTTGCTGGTAAAGTCAGGTTTTCCTTCAGACATTTGGAAAGAGATTTTTAAAGAATACAATGTCAAAGAAATTTATACCAATCATGATTACGAAAAATATGCTCTGGAAAGGGATGAGGCAATTAAAAATATAAGTAATCAATCAGGAATTGCCTTTTATTCTTTTAAGGATCAGTGTATTTTCGAGAAAAAAGAGATACTTTCCGGTTCAAATGAGCCATATACGGTTTTTACACCTTATTCGAAAAAATGGAAAGCAACTTTGACTGAATTTTATGTAAAGCCTTATCCTATAGAGAAATACGTCAATTTATTTTTAAAAATAGATCCATTTCCAATGCTTTCAATTGAGGAAATTGGATTTGAAAAAACAAATATCCAGTTTCAAAACCCGGAATTAAATACCAAAATTATAGCCAACTACCATAAAAACAGAGACATACCCTCAATATCTGGAACCTCAAAACTCAGTATGCATTTAAGATTTGGGACAATAAGTATAAGAAAATGCGTACAGTTTGCTTTGAAATACAATGAGACATGGTTAAATGAATTGATTTGGAGGGATTTTTATATGAATATCCTGGCCAATTTTCCCCAGATTAATCAAGGATTGAGTTTTAAACTTAAATACGACTTGATAAATTGGCGTAATAATTCTGAAGAATTTGAAGCCTGGTGTAATGGCAGAACGGGTTTTCCAATTGTGGATGCGGGAATGAGGGAGCTCAATGCGACTGGTTTTATGCACAACCGTGTAAGGATGATCGTGGGGTCCTTCTTATGCAAAGATTTGCTTATTGATTGGCGGTGGGGTGAAACTTATTTTTCTGAAAAACTCCTGGATTTTGATTTTGCCGCCAATAATGGAGGTTGGCAGTGGGCCTCAGGTAGTGGGTGTGATGCCGCTCCCTATTTCAGGGTTTTCAATCCTTCAGAACAAACCAAAAAATTTGACCCACAGTTGGAATATATTAAGAGATGGGTACCGGAATTTCAGGATTTCTCCTATCCAAAACCTATTGTGAACCATGATTTTGCCAGAAAAAGGGCTTTGGAAGTTTATAAAGAAGCACTAAGCGTATTATAATTATTAAATATTGAAATCTATTTTTTATTAAAATTCAAGATTAATATGTCTTTTTCGTAGTTTTGGACAATTATCATTCCCGATGGATTCTTTTTTAAAAATTGCCGCCAAAGATATTTTTCAACAAAATCAACTCGAATCACTTCGTGACATTCAGGTGATTTTACCCAGTAGGAGGGCAGTTTATTATTTCAAAAAGGAACTTTCCAATTTCTCAGATAAACCCTTTTTTTTACCCAAAATCTGGGCAATTGATGATTTTCTGATAGAAAAATCAGGATTGAAATTGATTGATAATGTGAGTTTGTATCTTCGGGCTTTCCAAATTTGGAAAAGAATTGATGCCGATCAATCTATCGAAACTTTCTTGCAATGGATTCCTACGCTCTTAAAAGATTTTGAAAATATAGATTTCTCCTTGGTAGAGCAACCTCATCAACTTTTTAAGTATATGAGTGAGGCCCAGGCCATTGAAAGATGGGGATTGTCAGATGATTTCCAGTTTTCTGCCAACACGATGACTTATTTCAGTTTTTTTGACAAAGTCGCTTTTCTTTATGAAGAACTTCAAAAAGACCTTATAAAAAACAATGAATGCAGCCGAGGACAAGCCTATCGCATGGTATCTCTGCAAAAAAATGAGTTGTTTGGTACAAACTGCGGATTTCATTATTTCATTGGTTTAAATGCATTAAGTAAAGCTGAAGAAGAGATTATTCAACATCTGGTAAAGAATCAAAAAGCTTTTTGTATTTGGGATACAGATACATATTATATGAATTCTGGCCAAAAAGCAGGCAAAAAGCTCCTTCAATACAAAAAAACTGGCCAATATGGAACCTGGAATTATGAATTTGACTATTTGACTAATTCAGCAAAAAATATCAGGGTTTTTGAAGTTCCCAATGAATCAGCTCAAATTAAATTGCTGAATAATATTGTTTTAGAAACCGGGGAACAGAATCACGTACTTGCAGTTCTAGACGAGGCTCAATTTGAACCACTAATACTAAATCTTCCTCAAAAATCTTTGAAATTGAATGTATCTATCGGTATTCCGCTTTCTCATAGCAAGGTTTCTGGATTGATTAAATTATTGATAGTTAATTATATAGATTTTCAAAAAAATAAAAAAATTCATAGAAATTCATTAATGCGTTTTTTTGAACTTGATATTTTTAAAGAATTATTAGGCAAAAATTATATTCAAATTGAGAAAATAATTAATAAAAGCTCAAAATTCTATTTTGAAAAATCAGATTTCAATCAAGAAGATTCTAAATTATTCAGCCAATTGTTTGAACAGGGTAACACCCGGGTTTTGATTGAAATTCTGAGAGAATGGGCTGAATCATTGATTGAAATATTAAGGGAACAGACACTTGAAATAACTTTTTGCAATGTTCTGATTTCCAAGCTTTCATTAGTTCTGGATCAATTGGTTACCGGTTTTGATATTTCGGTCAAGGCTTTTGAGGTATTGATTACAGAAATGCTAAAGAATGAAAAACTACCATTTGAAGGTGACCAAAACACTCCTTTACAAATAATGAGCTTATTGGAGACCCGGTGTTTAGATTTTGAAAATGTAACTTTGATGTCGTTTAATGAAGGTTTTTTGCCTTCCAATACTCGTTCTAATAGCTTTATTTCCGATGATGCCGCATATTATTTCAATTTGCCACTGTACACCGATCAGGATTCTATCATGGCATATCATTTTTTAAGATTACTTCAAAGGGCAAAAAATATAAATTTTGTTTATTTGACAGGAGCAAGTAATGAAATGACCATAAAAGAAAAAAGCCGTTTTATTAGCCAGATAGAAAATCAATTGGTTCCCAAAAATCCTAAAATCAATATTTTCTATCCAAGGATTGTTTTTGAAAATGAAAATATAGAAAGTGCTGAAAAACAAAATATTGTAATTAAGAAAAACGAGTTTATCTTAAAAAATATAAAGAAATATCTTGAATATAACGGCTTGAGTCCAACAACACTTAACAATTACATTGAATGCCCTTTACGATTTTATTGGCTCAATGTTGAAAAATTAAAACCTGAAAACGAAATCTCTGAAACCATCATGGTAGATACATTCGGAGTAATATTACATGCTGCACTCGAGCTGATCGACAAAGACAAAGGTTTAAAATCCAAAGAAGAATTAGAATTTAACCGGATAAATATTCCTGCTGTTATTGAAAAAGTTTTTACTGAATTAAAAGTAAAGGTGGATAATCAGCAGGGTATAAATTATTTATTAAAAAACGTTGCAGAAAAACTTCTCGACCAATATTTTGAAATGCGAATTGCCAATTTTCAAAATCCTTATGAAATCATAGATAATGAAATATTTTTGGAATATAGCAGGTTGATAGGGGATTCCCGGGTAAAGTTTAAGGGAACAATTGACAAAATCGAAAAACATGGTAACACACTGGAATTAATCGATTTTAAATCAGGGGAAGTAGATTTTTCTAAAACTGGAAATAAAACTATTGAGGAGATATTTTCAGAAAATAAACTTGGTAAACAAAGGCAATTATATTTTTATATTTATCTGGTTTTCAAAAATATAAGTATTATTTCGGTACTGAAAAATAATCAATCCGATCTTAATTTAAAAGCTAGAATTTACTCTTTCAGAAACTTAACAAAGGATTTATCGCTTGAACAAATCGAATTAAAAGACCTGCAATTTGTAAAAACAATAGATGAAACACTGGAAAAAATAGTATTGGAAATTTTAAATCCAGAGGTAGAGATTGTTCAAACTGAAGAGAAAAAGAATTGTCAGTATTGCGACTTCAGAAATATTTGTAAAAGAGAATAAATTTTACATCATTCTAAAGCTTGATTCCTAGAGTTTTAGGATGATATTCAAATTATATTTAAAAAAAACATTTTGTTGGATATTGCGAGTAAAGAAAAAACTGGTATCTTTGCATCCGATTTGGCTGACAAGCTTACTTTAGAGAGATGGCAGAGTGGTCGAATGCGGCGGTCTTGAAAACCGTTGACTGTTACAGGTCCGGGGGTTCGAATCCCTCTCTCTCTGCTCCAAAACCGACAATTTGTCGGTTTTTTTTATGTTTTTACCTTTTGGAAAATAATAATTAGACATTTTTCTCATCAGAATTATTCCATAAATCAAAACGGGCAATTCCTTTGAGAAATATTTTAAGGATAAAAATTGATATGAAAAGGCTTAAATCATTGGAAATTAGAGCCTTCTATTTGTTGATATGTTGATTATCAGTGAATTGGATAAAATTCAATAAAAAGGGCACAACAGGATAAAAATATCGTGTTTAGGTACTTTTGATTGTGATTGTCTTGCATTATTTGGAAATTTATTTCCAATAGAAATTTTATAAAATACTGATTGTTAATAATTTGTAGATCTTGGTCGGTTTCTCATCATCTCTAAATACTCTTTAGGAAATGCGGCTTCCTTTTTTTGCTTAAATTTCGAAACAATCAAAATAGAAATTAATAAAATGGCAATAGTTAAAAATAGTATCATTGGTATTAATAATTAGGTTATATTGCATAATTAACTAACATATAACACGATACATTTTTTTTGCCAAAGAAAATATTATCAAGATATCAACATTAACAATTTTACGACAAATGCCTCTTATTTTAGTGCCTACGCCTATCGGTAATCTTAAAGATATGACTATCAGGGCTTTAGAAAATCTTAAAGAAGCAGATTTAATTCTCGCTGAAGATACCCGCACTTCAGGTATTTTATTAAAGCATTTTGAAATTTCCAGGCCTCTTCAAAGCTATCATATCTTTAACGAACACAAAACCGTTGACAAAATAATTACTGAGTTAAAAAAGGACAAAAAGATAGTACTTATTTCGGATGCGGGCACGCCTGGAATTTCCGACCCGGGTTTTTTGATCGTGAGGGAATGTATCCAAAATCAAATTGAGGTTATTTGCTTGCCAGGTGCCACTGCTCTTATTCCGGCTTTGGTAATTTCTGGTTTACCAACCGATAGTTTTGTATTTGAAGGTTTTTTGCCCGTAAAAAAAGGTCGGCAAACCAAACTTACAGAGCTAAAAACGGAACCCAGGACCATGGTTTTTTACGAATCACCACACCGATTGGTCAAAACTTTAGAAAATTTCATAGAGTATTTTGGAGAAAACCGGCGGGTTTCAGTTTCTAGGGAGATTTCAAAATTACATGAGGAAACTTTGAGAGGCACTTTGTCAGAAATTCTTACTATTTTTGCGAATCGTACAATTAAAGGCGAAATTGTAATTGTTTTAGAAGGTAATAATTCAAAAAAGAAAGATTATGAACGTGAATAATAAATGTGTTTTGGTAACAGGAGCATCAAGAGGAATTGGAAAAGCGATTGCCACCGAATTTGCAAAAAATGGAGCCAGAGTAGCATTTACATACCTTTCATCAATTGAGAAAGGGCAGGCCTTGGAACAGGAGCTTGGACAATTTGGTAATTTTTGTAAAGGTTACAGATCTGACGCTTCTGATTATGTTTCAGCTGAAAATCTTATTAGTCAAGTTGTTGAGGACTTTGGTGGTGTGGATGTTGTGATAAACAACGCCGGAATTACCCGAGATACATTGTTGATGCGTATGTCAGAAGAACAATGGGATGAGGTGATGAGAATCAACCTGAAATCGGTTTTTAACCTTACCAAAGCCGCCACCAAGCCGATGATGAGAGCAAAAAGTGGCTCAATTATTAATATTACATCCGTGGTTGGCCTTATGGGAAATGCCGGTCAGGCCAATTATTCTGCATCAAAAGCCGGAATGATCGGGTTTACCAAGTCAATTGCCAAAGAATTAGGTTCAAGAAATATCCGTTGCAATGCTATTGCCCCCGGTTTTATAGAAACTGAAATGACAGGTGAACTCAACGAGGAGCAATTGAAAGAGTGGACTAAATCTATACCTCTAAAACGAGCCGGCCAAGGTCAGGACATTGCAAATGCCTGCTTGTTTTTAGCCTCTGATGCCTCATCTTATATCACCGGCCAAGTGATTGTAGTGGATGGTGGTATGTTAATGTAATTCAACAATAAAGCCTAATTTTTCAATGAAACCAGAATTAATTCTCCAATCTCCGCTTTGGTATGTATTAATCTGTGTGTTTGTTGCTATAGTTTTTGCTATTTTTACTTATATAAAAGAGAAAAATTACAAAGCTTCTCCCAAATATTTATTAGCGGCCACAAGAGGTTTAATTACTTTTATTCTTTGTTTTTTATTACTAGGGCCATTAGTCAAGTATGTTTCTCAACTTATCATTAAACCCAAGGTTTTGATATTGGTTGACAATTCCCGATCTATGAATGCTTTGGGAATTAAGGCTTTTTTAGAGTTAAAAAATGGGTTGACTGCATTGAGCGACTATTTACAGGAAAATGAATTTGATTATGAGGTAAAAACCCTCAAAAGTGATGAAGTTTTTAAAGATTTTGAAAAAATTAAGTTCGAATTAAATACCACTAATCTTTCTGAAACTTTTTCTGATATTAAAAATAATTATGAAGGTCAGAATATTTCTGATGTGATTTTAGTAAGTGACGGAATAATAAATCAAGGCGTTTTTCCTTCATTTCAAAAATATCCTTTCAATGTTCATACCATTGGTTATGGTGATACCACCAGTGTTAAAGACTTGTCAATCAATGGAATATCCGCCAATAAAATTGCATATTTAGGGAATAAATTCCTGGTAAATGTTGATATTAATTCCACACTTTTAAAGGGGAAGTCAACCATTGTAAATATTAAAAATGGTCAGGGCAAAATTTTACAATCAAAAAACATTATCATTTCACAAACTGATGATTTTCAAACCATTAGCTTTGAACTTCAAGCCGAAAAAGAAGGAAAGCAGCGGTATATCGTTGAAGCAAAAGCATTGGAAGGGGAGTATTCGTTGAAAAATAATGTAAAAGATTTTTTAATTGATGTTGTAAACGGAAAAGAAAAAATCCTTTTGGTGGCTTATGCACCACACCCTGATATAAAAGCCATTAAGTCTATTGTTGAAAAAAATGATTTATTTGAATTAAAAGTGGTAATAGCTCAAAACGTAACCGCAAACCAAATACCCAAAGAGTCATTTGATTTATTGATTCTGCATCAATTACCCGATATGTACGGCAGTAACATCCAGTTAGTCAATGCTTTAATTGCTCAAAAAAAACCAACACTTTTTTTTGTTGGAAGTCGTACCAACCTGCAGGTTTTAAATGGGATGCAGAATGTGATGGGCATAAATGCACAAATCAATAAAATTGATAAAGTCACTGGATTAATCAATTCATCATTTAACAGGTTTAATTTACCCGTAAATGCTAATGAATTAATTGCCAAACTTCCTCCCCTTAATTCGCCATTTGGTGAATATAAAACTTTTCCAGGTTCAGAAATTATCATGTATCAAAGGTTTTCAGGTATAAATACAGAGCGACCGCTATTGGCATATAATGGAAATTTAGATCGGAAAAACGCCGTATTCGTTGGTGAAGGCCTCTGGCAGTGGCGTTTGGAAGAATTTTCTATTGACAGCCGACAGTTTGTAATTGATGATTTTTTCATAAAAACACTTCAACTTCTTACCATAAAAGAGGATAAGAGTAAATTGAGGGTTTATCCTTTAAATGAAAAATTTGAATTAGACCAAAAAATTGTTTTCGAAGCCGAGGCGTACAATAATATTTTTGAAAAAATCTATAATCAGAGTATTTCATTAAGTATAAAAAGTGAAAATGGTACAGTAAAAAATTATGGTTTTACCAATACTCCTGAGACTTCACGTTTTGAACTTTCAAATTTATCCGCTGGATTATATTCTTATACGGCCACTGCTGAAATTTTAGGAAAAAAAGAAACAGCTACGGGACAGTTTATGGTTAGCAATTCTGATATAGAAACAATAAATGTAAAGGCTGATTTTGATTTGTTAAAAACCCTTTCAAACGAAAATAACGGTGACTATGTTTACTATAAAAATGTTATTGAACTTCGTAATAGTTTGAAAAGCAAGGGATTAATTAATAAAGTGGTCAGCAATGAAGAAATGAAGGATTTAGTGAGCCTGAAATGGATTTTATTTCTTCTTATTGCCCTGGCTTCTATCGAATGGGGCTATAGAAAATTCCTGGGAGGATATTAAAAAAACCGGACAAGCCGGTTTTTTATTTTACGGAAAGCTAAAAAATTATAAGTGATTTTCATGGCAAATTCTTAAAATCAACTTACCAACACCTTAGCTTGTTTTGGACGCATAAGCTTTTTCATTTTTTCTCTGTCGGCCTGACCCATTTGCTCAAGTTGAGTATAAGCATCATTTAGGTTATTAAGCACATTGTCAATGTCTTCAATAGTAATAAACCTGGAAATCGTCATTCTTAATCCTGACTTATTCATAGGTACACTTGGAAAGCTGCATGTATCAACAAAAGCACCATGGTCAACTAAATATTTTGAGGCATAAAAGACATTTTCGAGACTTCCTAAAACCACATAAAAAATTGGAGTTTTGTGGTCACCGCTCAATGGCAGGTTGAGTTGGTTGGCTTTTTTCCAGAAGTATTCTATTTTTTGTTTTAATTCAAGTTGCCAATCGGCAAATTCCGCTCTCATATGTATTTCAGCGGATTTTATTGCAGCGGCAGCAACACCAGGGTGGGGTGGACCGGAAAACACCATATTTGTACCCAAGGTCTTTACCAATTCTTTTGTTTCCCGATTGGGATATACCATTAATCCACCACCTACACCAAATCCTTTTGCCATTGATAGTCCCAAATACAATTTTTCATGTTGTCCCATTTCATTCAAAACGTAACCGACACCGTTTTTTCCAATCCAACTGGTACCATGAGCATCATCGGCATAAACATGAAATTGTTCATATTTGTCGAGTAATACTTTAATATCTTTCATTGGGGCACCATCACCCATCATCGAATACACACCGTCAATCATGTACCACACGTTTCGGTGTTTTTCTTTTAATTCTTTGATCCTTTCTTCCAGAAGGTCGATGCGGCTATGTCTGATATATTCGACATGAATATCCGAGTTTCTGGTGATGTTAATGGCGGTTTGAAGGCTACTGTGAACATATAAATCCAGAATTACTGCATCTTCTTTTCCCAAAAGTATTGGAAAATTGGAAACATGA
It encodes the following:
- a CDS encoding deoxyribodipyrimidine photo-lyase, with the translated sequence MKKEIAIFWFRRDLRLEDNAGLYHALKSGLEVLPLFIFDQNILQKLNNKYDKRVDFIYQTIFSLKKELEKLGTTLLVKSGFPSDIWKEIFKEYNVKEIYTNHDYEKYALERDEAIKNISNQSGIAFYSFKDQCIFEKKEILSGSNEPYTVFTPYSKKWKATLTEFYVKPYPIEKYVNLFLKIDPFPMLSIEEIGFEKTNIQFQNPELNTKIIANYHKNRDIPSISGTSKLSMHLRFGTISIRKCVQFALKYNETWLNELIWRDFYMNILANFPQINQGLSFKLKYDLINWRNNSEEFEAWCNGRTGFPIVDAGMRELNATGFMHNRVRMIVGSFLCKDLLIDWRWGETYFSEKLLDFDFAANNGGWQWASGSGCDAAPYFRVFNPSEQTKKFDPQLEYIKRWVPEFQDFSYPKPIVNHDFARKRALEVYKEALSVL
- a CDS encoding PD-(D/E)XK nuclease family protein, with amino-acid sequence MDSFLKIAAKDIFQQNQLESLRDIQVILPSRRAVYYFKKELSNFSDKPFFLPKIWAIDDFLIEKSGLKLIDNVSLYLRAFQIWKRIDADQSIETFLQWIPTLLKDFENIDFSLVEQPHQLFKYMSEAQAIERWGLSDDFQFSANTMTYFSFFDKVAFLYEELQKDLIKNNECSRGQAYRMVSLQKNELFGTNCGFHYFIGLNALSKAEEEIIQHLVKNQKAFCIWDTDTYYMNSGQKAGKKLLQYKKTGQYGTWNYEFDYLTNSAKNIRVFEVPNESAQIKLLNNIVLETGEQNHVLAVLDEAQFEPLILNLPQKSLKLNVSIGIPLSHSKVSGLIKLLIVNYIDFQKNKKIHRNSLMRFFELDIFKELLGKNYIQIEKIINKSSKFYFEKSDFNQEDSKLFSQLFEQGNTRVLIEILREWAESLIEILREQTLEITFCNVLISKLSLVLDQLVTGFDISVKAFEVLITEMLKNEKLPFEGDQNTPLQIMSLLETRCLDFENVTLMSFNEGFLPSNTRSNSFISDDAAYYFNLPLYTDQDSIMAYHFLRLLQRAKNINFVYLTGASNEMTIKEKSRFISQIENQLVPKNPKINIFYPRIVFENENIESAEKQNIVIKKNEFILKNIKKYLEYNGLSPTTLNNYIECPLRFYWLNVEKLKPENEISETIMVDTFGVILHAALELIDKDKGLKSKEELEFNRINIPAVIEKVFTELKVKVDNQQGINYLLKNVAEKLLDQYFEMRIANFQNPYEIIDNEIFLEYSRLIGDSRVKFKGTIDKIEKHGNTLELIDFKSGEVDFSKTGNKTIEEIFSENKLGKQRQLYFYIYLVFKNISIISVLKNNQSDLNLKARIYSFRNLTKDLSLEQIELKDLQFVKTIDETLEKIVLEILNPEVEIVQTEEKKNCQYCDFRNICKRE
- the rsmI gene encoding 16S rRNA (cytidine(1402)-2'-O)-methyltransferase — its product is MPLILVPTPIGNLKDMTIRALENLKEADLILAEDTRTSGILLKHFEISRPLQSYHIFNEHKTVDKIITELKKDKKIVLISDAGTPGISDPGFLIVRECIQNQIEVICLPGATALIPALVISGLPTDSFVFEGFLPVKKGRQTKLTELKTEPRTMVFYESPHRLVKTLENFIEYFGENRRVSVSREISKLHEETLRGTLSEILTIFANRTIKGEIVIVLEGNNSKKKDYERE
- the fabG gene encoding 3-oxoacyl-[acyl-carrier-protein] reductase, translated to MNVNNKCVLVTGASRGIGKAIATEFAKNGARVAFTYLSSIEKGQALEQELGQFGNFCKGYRSDASDYVSAENLISQVVEDFGGVDVVINNAGITRDTLLMRMSEEQWDEVMRINLKSVFNLTKAATKPMMRAKSGSIINITSVVGLMGNAGQANYSASKAGMIGFTKSIAKELGSRNIRCNAIAPGFIETEMTGELNEEQLKEWTKSIPLKRAGQGQDIANACLFLASDASSYITGQVIVVDGGMLM
- the purE gene encoding 5-(carboxyamino)imidazole ribonucleotide mutase; the protein is MVGIIMGSSSDMKVMQGAVEIFEKFEVPYEIEVVSAHRTPERMIDYAKSAVERGLKVIIAGAGGAAHLPGMVASATILPVIGVPVKSSNSIDGWDSILSILQMPNGVPVATVALNASTNAGLLAVQILGIENKELKDKLLGYKEELKEKVKLMNIEIKNK
- a CDS encoding 5-(carboxyamino)imidazole ribonucleotide synthase; the protein is MGFKNNTKIGILGGGQLGKMLIQAALDFDLDVSVLENDAHCPCAGITRNFVLGDIMDFDTVYNFGKTLDVITIEIENVNIEALKKLEAEGKMVYPQPAIVETIKDKTIQKQFFADHNIPTSDFFLIENKEDAKNKIQSFPVVNKIGVGGYDGRGVQIIRDSGDIEKVFNANGIIEQLIDFEKELAVIVARNPSGSIVAFPVVEMVFHPEANLVEYLFSPANISTDVEEKAKSIAKTVAEKFGIVGLLAVEMFLTKDGQILVNEVAPRPHNSGHHTQKANLISQFDMHWRAILDLPLVDLKPVSTAAMVNILGEPGYEGAVNIEGMDQILGIEGVFPFFYGKKTTKPFRKMGHVTILDSNFDNLIEKVNFVKDNLKVISK
- a CDS encoding LysM peptidoglycan-binding domain-containing protein, whose product is MEFEDRNPKPEHPNSTTPTAVLAILIVLVCVLLYVGWQMMSDESNSSSELAAEEMVVPKTTDSVVVDEDDMKDQKTEVSSPEVAKTEEKTSETVVSDAKVEEKKEEKISEPVAIKSETGKYTVKSGETFFGIANKFNVSASTMKKLNPGVDPEGIKVGVTKLTVPVQAVHTVGPGDILRVVASKYGISVEQLMAANGKTKNFSERGEKLLIPKKEKE